The Achromobacter deleyi region CAGCTGGCCGCTCTGGATGAAGGGCAGGGACGAGGGCAGGGTGTCGAAGTAGGCGTCGACCCGGCCGCCGATCAGGTCGGTGATGACCTGGCTGCTGCCCTTGTAGGGGATGTGCTGGAAATTGGACACGCCTGACGACTGGACGAAGAGCTCGGCGGCCATGTGCGTGATGTTGCCGGTTCCGGCCGACCCATACGGCACCGGTGTCTTGCTGGCCCTGGCATAGCGCAGGAAATCTTCCAGCGTCTTTGCCGGCAGCCTGGGATTCACGACCAGGACGAGTGGCGTGTAGCCTACCTGCGTGATCGGCGTGAAGTCCCGCAGCGGATCATAGGGCAGCCGGGACGAGAGGGCGGGGCTGATGGATTGGGACGCCGTGACGCCCAGCAGCAGGGTATAGCCGTCGGCGGCTGCCCGCGCGACTTCGGCTGCGGCGATGGTACCGTTGGCGCCCGCCTTGTTGTCCACGACCACGCTGGCGTTCAGGGCCTCGCCCAGGCGCTGCGCGACCTGGCGGGCCACGAAATCCGCGCCGCCGCCGGGCGGGAATCCGACGATCAACCGGATCGGCCGGTCGGGATACGCGGCTGCGGCGGACGCCGCGGCGACGCATAGCAGACCGGTGAGGGCGGCCTTGAGCAGGCCCGGCACAATATTGAGCTTCAGCATTTGCAGTCTCCTCGATTCTTGTGGGGCGATCCATGGCGCCCGTTCTGGTTCAGGCATGCATCGCGCTTTATACGCGCCTTATGACTCCCGCCGTACCGGCGCCCAGGAAAAATCGCCTGGCCGGTTGGCGGATACGGCGCCGCTATGCAGCAGCGCATCGCATTGCGCGGGCGTCAGGCCGGCGGCCAGCAGCACATCCAGCGTGTGTTCGCCCAGGTCGGGCGGGGGCAGCGTCCGCAGGCCATCGTCCGCCGCGTTCAGGCGCGGAAATTCCGGCACGTCGAATTCCAGTTCGCGGTAGCGCACGCTGCGCAGCTTGCCGGGCTGGCGCGCCTGGCCGGCTTCCAGTACCCGCTCCAGCGGCAGCACCTCCGTGCAGCCCACGCCGGCCGCCTTGAGCCGCTCGGTGACCTCATCGAACGTCCGCGCGCCGATGGCCGCCTTGACGATTTCCTCCACCTGGTCGCGCGCCTTCTTTCTGTCTTTCAGCGCGGCCAGCGTCGCGTCGGCCGCCGCGGGCAGTTCCATGGCCTGGCAGAACTTCAGCCAGTGGGCGTCGGTCAGCATCAGCAGGTACATCCAGCGTTCGTCGGATGTCAGGTAGGCGCCATAGCCTGGCATGCTGAATTCACCGTGCGGCTCGCGTTCCGGCCGGCCCAGCAGCTGTGTCTTGAGCTGCACGCCCACGAGGTCCCGCGACGCGACGTGCAGGCCGGTTTCGTACAGGCCGATTTCCACGTGGCCGCCGTCTTCGGCGGCTTCGGGCTGCAGCATCCGGGCGAGGATGCCGATGACGGCATAGGCGCCGGCGAACTGGTCGTGATAGGACGGTCCCAGGCGGCTGGGGCGGCCATTGATGCGGTTGGCTTCCATGACGCCGGTGGACGCTTCGGCGACGGGATTGGAGGCGAGGTCGTCCGCTTGCGGTCCTTCGGCGTAGCCCCGGATATGGCAGTAGATCAGCCGCGGATTGATGGCCTTGCAGTCGGCCCGCGTCAGTTGCAGTTTGCGCGCCGCCCTGGGCGCCAGGTTATGAACCAGCGCGTCGGCCGTCTCCAGCATCTTGCGGAACGCGGCGTAGCCATCGGGGTGGGCGAGGTCGATGCAGACGCTTTTCTTGCCGTGGCTGTAGGCGATGAAGGTGCCGCTGGGGCCGCCCCGCACCAGGCTGCGGGTGGGATCGCCACGGGGCGGCTCCACTTTGATCACCTCGGCGCCCAGCTGCGCAAGGATATGAGAGGCGAAGGGCGCGGCAAGCATGGTGCCCAATTCAATGACGCGGCGGCCCGCGAGCGGTGGGGAATGCATGGTGTCTCCTGGCTTTGGTCTTGAAAGAATGCATTCTATATGTGTAGAGTTTGCGCAATTCAACTGTTTTTACTAGGGAAAGCCCGTATTTTTCAGGCTGAATATAAATATAGAATGCATTCTTAGTCGCTCAGCAGACGGCGGCAATCGAAGAACAACCAGGAGACATAACGTGCACAGAAGGACTTTTCTTTCCGGCTGTGCCGCGGCAGCCTCGATTTCGCTTCCAGGCTGGGCGCGCGCGCAATCCGTTTCTCCCGGCATCGATATGGCCAGCAAGACGGTCACGGTCGGTGCGTTCACGCCCATCACGGGTCCGGTGCCGTTCTATGCGATTCTTTCCCGCGCCGCCGACGCCTGCTTCAAATGGGTCAACGAGACCGACGCGCTGAACGGCTGGAAGATCAAGTCGGTCACGTATGACGATGGCTACGAGCCGGCGCGCAGCGTGGCGGTAACGCGCCGGCTGGTGGAAGAAAACAAGATCTTCGCGCTGGCCGCCCCGGTGGGCACGGCGCAGTCGGTGGCGGTGATTCCCTATGCCAAGGAAGTGGGCTTGCCGATGATCGGTCCGATCGGCGGCGCGACGGCCCTGTTCGCCGAACGGCTGGTGTTTCCCTTGCTGCCGGACTACGGCTGGTCGGCGGCGTCCAATCTGGACTACGCCTTCAACGGCCTGAACGCCAGCCGAGTCGCCCTGCTGTGGGAAAACGACGAGCTGGGCCGGTCGGCCAAGCGCGGCTTCGATATGCTCATGGCCGCCAACAAGAAGCAGGCCGCCGAGTCGATTCCCTTCGAGGTGCGCAGCACCGATTTCACGCCGCATGTGCGCCGGATCGCCAACGCCAAGGCGGACGTGGTGATCCTGTTCGGGTCCAACGCCAACCTGGCCGCCGCGCTCAAAACCGCCGACAGGCTGGGGTTCCAGGGCAAATGGATGGCGCCTTTCTTCACCGCCGATCCCACCACGTACAAGCTGGCGGGGCCCTTGCTGGACGGCGCCTATTTTTCGTCCTGGCTGATGCCGGTGGACGCCGACGACGCCAACATCAAGGCCTACCGCGAGACCGTGGCCAAGCACTATCCCAATGATCCGATCGGCGTCTTCGGCCTGAACGGCTGGAGCAACGCGGCGCTGTTCGCCAAGGGCTTCCAGATGCTGCTGGCCAGCGGCAAGCCGCTGACGCGCGCCAATCTGGTCGACGTCATGGAGACCATGACCAACCAGACCGTGGGCGGAGCGCGGGAGGTCACGTTCAAGGCCGGCGATCACCGCGGCGCGCGCCAGGAAGGGATCATCCAGGCGGTCTCCGGCGGCAGCTTCAAGCTGGTGCGGGATTTCAAGCCATATCCGGCCGACGTCTTTGACGCAAAGCTTGCCTAGGGCTTGTTCACAATTAAAGGAGTCCACGCGTGACCAGTGCATACGATGAATGGGTCGGCCGCGAAGAGGTGCGCACGCAGCGCATCGACGCGACGGTGGTGCAGGCCATGGCGGCAACGCTGGATCTGGAGCGCGCGCCCGGCGAAGGAGAGCCTCTTCCGCCAGGCTGGCAGTGGCTGTTCTTCAATGCGGCCGCGCGGCGCAGCGGGCTGGGTGTCGACGGACACCCCAGGCGCGGCGGCTTCCTCCCGCCCATCGAATTGCCGCGGCGCATGTGGGCGGGCAGCCGCATCCGTTACCTGGCGGACGTGCCGATCCAGTCGGAGGCCACGCGGCGCAGCCGCATCCTGAAGGTCGAGAACAAGGTGGGCAAGCGCGGCTCGCTGTGGTTCGTGACGGTGGAGCACACGACGCTCTGCGACGGCGCAACTTGCATCGTCGAGGAGCAGGACATCGTTTACCGCGAGGCCACGCCGCCCGGCGCCGTTGCCGCCGTGCCGGAGCGCTATGAGGGGCAGGCCCGCTGGGGCCGCGAGATCCAGCCGGACACGACCCTGCTGTTCCGCTATTCGGCGCTGACGTTCAACGGGCACCGCATCCATTACGACCAGGCGTATGCACGTAACGAAGAGGGCTACCCCGACCTGGTCGTGCATGGCCCGCTGACCGCCACGCTGTTGCAGCAACTGGCGCTGGAATACGGCGACGGCCGGCCGCTGGCCAGCTTCGAGTTCCGCGGCGTCAGCCCCTTGTTCGTGCCGCGCGCCTTCCGTATCGAAGGCCATACCCGGGAGGAC contains the following coding sequences:
- a CDS encoding Bug family tripartite tricarboxylate transporter substrate binding protein, producing MLKLNIVPGLLKAALTGLLCVAAASAAAAYPDRPIRLIVGFPPGGGADFVARQVAQRLGEALNASVVVDNKAGANGTIAAAEVARAAADGYTLLLGVTASQSISPALSSRLPYDPLRDFTPITQVGYTPLVLVVNPRLPAKTLEDFLRYARASKTPVPYGSAGTGNITHMAAELFVQSSGVSNFQHIPYKGSSQVITDLIGGRVDAYFDTLPSSLPFIQSGQLQAIAVTSPARSDTARDIPTVQEAGVPGFQTTTWFGVLAPPKLDATLTSRLYEALKKGLDTPEARQALVTRGVEPVLDTPAQFGAELKTDLQRWRDVARKANIKLE
- a CDS encoding CaiB/BaiF CoA transferase family protein, translated to MHSPPLAGRRVIELGTMLAAPFASHILAQLGAEVIKVEPPRGDPTRSLVRGGPSGTFIAYSHGKKSVCIDLAHPDGYAAFRKMLETADALVHNLAPRAARKLQLTRADCKAINPRLIYCHIRGYAEGPQADDLASNPVAEASTGVMEANRINGRPSRLGPSYHDQFAGAYAVIGILARMLQPEAAEDGGHVEIGLYETGLHVASRDLVGVQLKTQLLGRPEREPHGEFSMPGYGAYLTSDERWMYLLMLTDAHWLKFCQAMELPAAADATLAALKDRKKARDQVEEIVKAAIGARTFDEVTERLKAAGVGCTEVLPLERVLEAGQARQPGKLRSVRYRELEFDVPEFPRLNAADDGLRTLPPPDLGEHTLDVLLAAGLTPAQCDALLHSGAVSANRPGDFSWAPVRRES
- a CDS encoding ABC transporter substrate-binding protein: MASKTVTVGAFTPITGPVPFYAILSRAADACFKWVNETDALNGWKIKSVTYDDGYEPARSVAVTRRLVEENKIFALAAPVGTAQSVAVIPYAKEVGLPMIGPIGGATALFAERLVFPLLPDYGWSAASNLDYAFNGLNASRVALLWENDELGRSAKRGFDMLMAANKKQAAESIPFEVRSTDFTPHVRRIANAKADVVILFGSNANLAAALKTADRLGFQGKWMAPFFTADPTTYKLAGPLLDGAYFSSWLMPVDADDANIKAYRETVAKHYPNDPIGVFGLNGWSNAALFAKGFQMLLASGKPLTRANLVDVMETMTNQTVGGAREVTFKAGDHRGARQEGIIQAVSGGSFKLVRDFKPYPADVFDAKLA
- a CDS encoding acyl-CoA dehydrogenase → MTSAYDEWVGREEVRTQRIDATVVQAMAATLDLERAPGEGEPLPPGWQWLFFNAAARRSGLGVDGHPRRGGFLPPIELPRRMWAGSRIRYLADVPIQSEATRRSRILKVENKVGKRGSLWFVTVEHTTLCDGATCIVEEQDIVYREATPPGAVAAVPERYEGQARWGREIQPDTTLLFRYSALTFNGHRIHYDQAYARNEEGYPDLVVHGPLTATLLQQLALEYGDGRPLASFEFRGVSPLFVPRAFRIEGHTREDGSLALWARGPDGELAMSATAVLR